A region of Ictidomys tridecemlineatus isolate mIctTri1 chromosome 4, mIctTri1.hap1, whole genome shotgun sequence DNA encodes the following proteins:
- the LOC101964518 gene encoding uncharacterized protein LOC101964518, with protein sequence MSVDLSSDCDCPNCLEGTQSESDSNSSSKKRENGSFYSKSRKQSMPSFNMQCSPTQCGSSGLESDNKKDSRFLPSEQENTEEFSKKKSLSMSPADISAKLGPLKELTIQELLREFGDSGRLESNSTSLGHFRDQVVMKFRRALYYSGIWVAQVRGYKYEKHFSANYFKRNPDSLHRLIPWLKRELTAVYGDYGYTVKNILASILHHLKKNDLDSESFIHLLEPYLQQHTHHFLHEFISFVQSPYNMETYDQRAIYHCPSISTENCVKKKPFSSAPILPLTENRALMKSQPDTKQPKNTQNQLNEERAQSDLKQFPSGNSSLKSFKIPQVHHETANKIPVGTKDKPESGNHKGIISTNNMLLNWATPKERDPGIVTCQKKTLEKKTGIKLFPGYVQDPKSETTACTVSTPAISNQVQSWKYNLREGRVLSLGQQKIIHKKEVEKNKYSDSSPKIFQSLPRERSLMNGKPRKRDPSWSGISENNLSPKRDGRKPSSFRKKKVRCKKSSSFVEVGSHSSRRLERRSRSSTHRSKSWCVGHRKRSISRESSISLGGSHSSEPVTENTCCESSKERHTHGSKSHYERISLTPVQYAKLSSTAGKRPNCPYKDEGASPTRNHYNSSTCLDTEKHRSPSKQEMKCKTTFPRDRRTKAVRHRKNKCPHREKQIPEKVSDALGDLDDIKQVSCLSECAPACRRQIPKKQKSSLLKGLGSSSQE encoded by the coding sequence ATGTCAGTAGATCTCTCATCTGACTGTGACTGTCCTAACTGTTTGGAGGGTACTCAGAGTGAGTCTGATTCAAATTCCTCttccaagaagagagagaatggcTCTTTCTATTCAAAATCAAGGAAGCAGTCCATGCCTTCTTTCAACATGCAATGCTCTCCCACTCAGTGTGGTTCATCTGGACTGGAGAGTGATAACAAAAAAGACTCAAGGTTTCTTCCCTCAGAGCAAGAAAACACTGAGGAGTTTTCTAAGAAAAAGTCTCTCAGTATGAGCCCTGCAGATATCAGTGCAAAACTTGGACCGCTGAAAGAGCTGACTATCCAAGAGTTACTGAGGGAGTTTGGGGATAGTGGGAGGTTGGAATCAAACTCCACCTCTCTGGGCCACTTTAGAGATCAGGTGGTTATGAAGTTCAGAAGAGCTCTGTATTATTCTGGAATCTGGGTGGCACAGGTCCGAGGTTACAAATATGAAAAGCACTTTTCAgctaattatttcaaaagaaatccTGATAGCCTCCATCGGCTGATTCCTTGGCTGAAACGGGAACTCACAGCCGTTTATGGAGATTATGGCTACACAGTGAAGAACATTCTAGCCTCCATCCTCcatcacttgaaaaaaaatgatttggacAGCGAGTCCTTCATTCATCTTCTGGAACCTTATCTCCAACAACATACCCACCACTTCCTGCATGAGTTTATCAGTTTTGTTCAGTCACCTTACAACATGGAGACCTATGACCAGCGAGCCATCTATCATTGTCCTTCCATATCGACAGAAAATTGTGTGAAAAAGAAACCCTTTAGTTCAGCTCCTATTTTGCCCTTGACTGAGAATCGGGCTCTAATGAAATCTCAGCCTGATACAAAGCAACCTAAAAACACCCAGAATCAATTGAATGAGGAGAGAGCTCAGTCTGACTTGAAACAGTTTCCAAGTGGTAACTCTTccttgaaaagttttaaaattccacaaGTGCATCATGAAACAGCAAACAAAATCCCTGTTGGGACCAAAGACAAACCAGAGTCAGGCAATCACAAAGGCATAATTTCTACTAATAATATGCTCTTGAATTGGGCTACTCCCAAAGAAAGAGATCCAGGCATAGTGACTTGCCAAAAAAAGACTCTAGAGAAAAAGACAGGGATAAAATTATTTCCTGGTTATGTCCAGGATCCAAAGAGTGAAACAACTGCATGTACCGTCAGTACTCCAGCCATTTCTAATCAGGTGCAGTCATGGAAATACAACCTAAGAGAAGGAAGGGTTTTGAGCCTTGGCCAacagaaaataattcataaaaaggaagtagaaaaaaataaatactcagaTTCTTCACCAAAGATTTTTCAGAGTTTGCCCAGAGAAAGATCCTTGATGAATGGCAAACCCAGAAAGAGAGACCCCTCTTGGAGTGGCATCTCAGAAAATAACCTGTCTCCTAAAAGGGATGGTAGAAAGCCAAGTTcattcagaaaaaagaaagtaaggtgCAAAAAATCCTCCTCTTTTGTAGAAGTTGGTTCACATTCCAGTAGAAGACTCGAAAGACGTTCAAGGTCCAGTACTCACAGATCCAAATCGTGGTGTGTTGGACATAGAAAGAGATCTATAAGCAGAGAATCAAGTATCTCTCTGGGAGGAAGTCACAGTAGTGAACCTGTCACCGAGAATACGTGCTGTGAATCCTCAAAAGAAAGACATACACATGGTAGCAAATCACACTATGAGAGAATATCTTTGACCCCAGTCCAATATGCAAAGCTTTCTTCAACTGCTGGGAAAAGACCCAATTGTCCTTATAAAGATGAAGGTGCTTCCCCAACTAGAAATCACTATAACAGTTCCACATGCCTAGACACTGAGAAACATAGATCCCCAAGTAAACAGGAGATGAAGTGCAAAACAACTTTTCCAAGAGATAGAAGAACCAAAGCAGTTAGGCACAGAAAAAACAAGTGCCCGCATAGAGAGAAACAGATCCCAGAGAAAGTCAGTGATGCACTGGGGGATCTGGATGACATAAAGCAAGTGAGCTGTCTCTCTGAATGTGCACCTGCCTGCCGGAGGCaaatccccaaaaaacagaagTCAAGTCTTCTGAAAGGTCTTGGATCGTCAAGCCAAGAATGA